The Exiguobacterium mexicanum genome includes a window with the following:
- a CDS encoding ornithine--oxo-acid transaminase, giving the protein MSKTQEVIELTEKFGAHNYHPLPIVISEAKGIWVTDPEGNHYMDMLSAYSAVNQGHCHPKIIQALKDQADKITLTSRAFYNDQLGRFYKKVAALTNKEMVLPMNTGAEAVETAVKASRRWAYEVKQIPGQAEIIVCSGNFHGRTMAAVSMSTEAEYQRGFGPLLPGFKVVPYGDIDAFEAAITENTAAFIVEPIQGEAGIIIPPAGYLKRASELCRQHNVLFVADEIQSGLGRSGKWFAIEWEDVEPDMYILGKALGGGVFPVSCVAANENVLSVFNPGSHGSTFGGNPLAAAVSIASLEVLEEEQLPERSLELGTYFMDRLKSIDNPLIKDVRGRGLFIGIELTEAARPYCEALKERGLLCKETHETVIRLAPPLVITKEELDEAFEAISAVFAPAAIS; this is encoded by the coding sequence ATGTCAAAGACACAAGAAGTGATTGAATTGACAGAGAAGTTCGGGGCGCACAACTATCATCCACTTCCAATCGTCATTTCGGAAGCGAAAGGGATCTGGGTGACGGATCCAGAGGGGAACCACTACATGGATATGTTGAGTGCCTATTCGGCCGTCAACCAAGGTCATTGTCATCCGAAAATCATCCAAGCGCTAAAAGATCAGGCGGATAAAATCACGCTGACGTCACGTGCGTTTTACAATGATCAACTCGGTCGTTTCTACAAAAAAGTGGCAGCGCTTACAAACAAAGAGATGGTGTTGCCGATGAACACGGGTGCGGAAGCAGTCGAAACGGCTGTCAAAGCATCACGTCGCTGGGCGTATGAAGTGAAACAAATCCCAGGCCAAGCGGAAATCATCGTCTGCTCGGGCAACTTCCACGGCCGGACGATGGCGGCGGTGTCGATGTCGACAGAAGCGGAATATCAACGCGGATTCGGGCCGCTATTGCCAGGGTTTAAAGTCGTGCCGTACGGTGACATCGATGCGTTCGAGGCGGCCATCACTGAAAACACGGCGGCGTTCATCGTCGAACCGATTCAAGGCGAAGCCGGCATCATCATCCCACCGGCTGGTTATTTGAAACGTGCCAGCGAACTGTGCCGGCAGCATAACGTGTTGTTTGTGGCCGATGAGATTCAATCAGGGCTCGGTCGCTCAGGTAAATGGTTCGCCATCGAATGGGAAGATGTGGAGCCAGATATGTATATTCTCGGAAAAGCGCTCGGGGGCGGCGTGTTCCCGGTATCGTGTGTGGCGGCCAATGAAAACGTCTTGAGCGTATTCAATCCAGGATCACACGGTTCGACGTTCGGAGGGAATCCGCTCGCGGCGGCCGTGTCGATCGCGTCACTCGAAGTGTTAGAAGAGGAGCAGTTGCCAGAACGTTCCCTCGAACTCGGCACATATTTCATGGATCGTTTGAAATCAATCGACAATCCACTCATTAAAGATGTGCGCGGTCGCGGTCTGTTCATCGGGATCGAATTGACGGAAGCAGCCCGTCCATACTGTGAGGCGCTTAAAGAACGCGGCCTGCTCTGCAAAGAGACGCATGAGACGGTGATTCGTTTGGCGCCACCACTCGTCATCACGAAAGAAGAGCTCGATGAGGCGTTCGAGGCGATTTCAGCCGTGTTCGCACCAGCCGCTATTTCGTGA
- a CDS encoding EAL domain-containing protein, with amino-acid sequence MASLRDLPIDEFIDALSVPCCYINLDGNVLLWNEHAETLFGWERDEVLHHSLPVVQHLEHTLETWSPLLLQYPFSTTAMTPFKHKNGSVVYATAYLQSFSINDFTGYFLAFLPKGFSPLISTEQFNLLHHFQAMIEQSTYYLAANAYGEITEVNPLLCGLIGAPDHQFIGRNWFELIHPSFENDPIAEDVLQALTTDRIWNGEMPIRSERHTANTCWLNLTVVPILSEEGEVVQYTAFGFDVSDKKRLEQEVNYLAYHNDLTGLLNKKGWLRQYAHVLKTVDQRDGLVHVALFDIDRFKIINESFGSRVGNELLVQIKDRATQFMPETSVMFHPSGGLFGLLFFEESKEEVFQLLRQLQHELQRPFRIYHHSIMVSISIGCVFYPSATSSLEELYTRAESALFKGKRIGVGTIQFVTKDMDDAFSRQIHIEKALYQALEEKHFYLEYQPKFELKTDRLIGFEALLRWHHDELGQIPPSEFIPLAEEMALIVPINNWVILEAAKQLKAWQRLVDYPLSMAVNISPNQFRSDSFINTLRNIKQQLNLNPSDIILEITESLVMQQTDEIISRMNQIKRLDYRLSIDDFGTGFSSLQYLKSFPVDELKIDKVFLDDWLASKSHLLDVIVHLGKSLHLHVVAEGVEDQEMLDHLKQTACDSFQGFLYAKPMPPIEVVRLLTGGKQ; translated from the coding sequence GTGGCTTCATTGCGCGATTTGCCGATTGACGAGTTCATCGATGCTTTATCTGTCCCATGCTGTTACATCAACCTCGACGGCAACGTCCTTCTTTGGAACGAGCATGCGGAAACGCTCTTCGGATGGGAACGGGACGAGGTCCTTCACCACTCACTCCCGGTCGTCCAGCACTTAGAGCATACGCTCGAGACGTGGTCGCCACTGCTCCTTCAATATCCGTTCTCGACGACGGCGATGACGCCGTTCAAACATAAAAACGGTTCGGTCGTCTATGCGACCGCCTATTTACAATCCTTTTCCATCAACGATTTCACCGGCTATTTTTTAGCCTTTTTACCGAAAGGATTTAGTCCGCTCATCAGCACGGAACAGTTCAACTTACTCCATCATTTTCAGGCGATGATTGAGCAGTCGACTTATTATCTGGCTGCGAACGCGTATGGGGAAATCACCGAGGTCAACCCGTTGTTATGCGGATTGATCGGGGCCCCCGACCACCAATTTATCGGTCGTAATTGGTTCGAGCTCATCCATCCGTCATTCGAGAATGACCCGATCGCCGAGGACGTGCTTCAAGCGCTTACGACCGACCGTATTTGGAACGGCGAGATGCCCATCCGCTCGGAACGTCATACGGCGAACACGTGCTGGCTCAATTTGACGGTCGTCCCAATCTTGAGCGAAGAAGGCGAAGTCGTGCAATATACCGCCTTCGGATTTGACGTCTCGGATAAAAAACGGCTCGAGCAAGAGGTCAACTACCTCGCCTATCATAACGATTTGACCGGTCTATTAAATAAAAAAGGGTGGCTTCGCCAATATGCCCACGTCTTGAAAACTGTCGATCAAAGGGATGGTTTGGTCCATGTCGCCTTGTTCGACATCGATCGCTTTAAAATCATCAACGAATCGTTCGGCTCCCGTGTCGGCAACGAACTACTCGTCCAAATCAAAGACCGGGCCACTCAGTTCATGCCTGAGACGAGCGTCATGTTCCATCCGTCGGGCGGCTTGTTTGGACTTCTGTTCTTTGAAGAGTCGAAAGAGGAAGTGTTCCAGTTGTTGCGTCAATTGCAACATGAACTGCAACGACCGTTCCGGATTTATCATCACTCGATCATGGTGTCGATTTCCATCGGTTGTGTCTTCTATCCATCGGCCACATCTTCATTAGAAGAACTGTATACGCGTGCCGAAAGCGCCTTGTTCAAAGGGAAACGGATTGGCGTCGGCACGATTCAGTTCGTCACGAAAGACATGGACGACGCGTTCTCACGTCAAATCCATATCGAAAAAGCGCTCTATCAAGCGCTCGAGGAAAAACACTTTTATTTGGAATATCAACCAAAGTTCGAGTTGAAGACCGACCGGCTCATCGGGTTCGAGGCACTTCTCCGTTGGCATCACGATGAGCTCGGTCAAATCCCGCCGTCGGAGTTCATCCCGCTCGCCGAGGAGATGGCGCTGATCGTCCCGATTAATAACTGGGTCATCCTTGAGGCCGCCAAACAGTTGAAAGCATGGCAACGACTCGTCGATTATCCGTTGTCGATGGCTGTCAACATTTCACCGAACCAATTCCGGAGCGACAGCTTCATCAATACGCTCCGAAATATCAAGCAACAGCTCAATTTAAACCCGTCCGACATCATTCTCGAGATCACGGAAAGTCTCGTCATGCAACAGACGGATGAAATCATCTCCCGGATGAATCAAATCAAGCGGCTCGACTATCGCCTGTCGATTGACGACTTTGGAACTGGATTCTCTTCACTCCAATACTTGAAGTCGTTCCCGGTCGACGAGCTGAAAATCGATAAAGTCTTTTTAGACGATTGGCTCGCCTCGAAGTCGCACTTGCTCGATGTCATCGTCCATCTCGGCAAGAGCCTACATCTGCACGTCGTCGCCGAAGGCGTCGAGGACCAAGAGATGCTCGATCATTTGAAGCAAACTGCCTGCGATTCGTTCCAAGGCTTCTTGTACGCCAAGCCGATGCCTCCAATCGAAGTCGTTCGCCTGTTAACGGGCGGAAAGCAATAA